The Edaphobacter flagellatus sequence GGGTTCTTGTGCATCAGGTATTCGGATGCCTCAAGGACATAGAGATGATTGCGGATCAAGGGGCCACTCAGATTGAGGCGCGGCGTCACTGCGCGGAGTCCGACGAGATGGCCGCTCCGAATTCTGACCTCAGGCATTGGATCGTTGAGGCTGTAGAGCCATTTCTCGCCACCACGTCGAGTTTCTGCGCTGACGACGCCCGCGGTAAAGTTGCCGTATTCGGCAAGATAGGGCGACTGAAGAACTTTCACGGTCTGGACACTGTCGATCGGAACACTCAGCCCGAAGTTGCCGGTCGCTGGATCGGTCACATCAACGGCGTTGACGATCAGGACACTGTGCTGTTCTCCAAGGCCCGCAATATTAACTTGCCCGTCCGGTGCGCGGATAACGCCCGGGATGAGGGGCAGTGCATCCGCAAGCGTAGCGGGCCGAAGCGGAGTCCGAGTTGCTTCGGGGATCGAGAGTTTGTTCTCGCCGCTTTGGGCTTCAGCCAGCGGGTTGCTGCTTTCGGCCTGGACCTCGACAACCTCCGTATGCTCAAGCGTCTTGATCAGATGGATCTCAAGATTCGTCTCCGTATCCTGAGCCGGAAGCTCAAGGGGTTGATAACCCTTCAGGTCTACGGTTACGATGCAAGTTCGATGAGGGGAACACTGAAAGCTTGCATGTCCGCTTCCGTCCGTAACAGCCTTACTGAGGAGAATGCCAGAATCACTGACACTAATCTGCGCGCCGGAAAGCGGCTGTGCGGCTTCGTCGAGCACCGTTATCCGAATATTATCGGGACCTTGACTTAGCAAACCGTAAGACGACTTAGTGAGCAAAAAGATAAAGAAGAGCGTGGAAGTCGCCGCCACCATGAGGCACGGTTTCGCTCTGCTCCTCTTATCCGTCATGTTCCCACTTTGATCGCCAGCGCTTTTCACGAGATGACCAAAGGGCCTCCGAGCCGCGCGTATCAAGCCATTATGCCTCTATGTTAAGCCGCAACTGGGCGGACACCCACTTATAGCGGATGACATTTTGTTCATCAAGCGAATGCTGAACGTCACTTTAATCATTCCAGCGATAAACAATTTGTCATGATCAGGACGCTCCTGCAGCGTGGTAGGTTCTTATATCAAGTTTATGATGACCAATCCCAATCTTTACGTCGTAACCGGAGGCCCCGGAACAGGTAAAACCACCGTCTTGAGAGAACTGGAGCGGAAAGGCTTTCCCTGTGTCCCGGAGGTAGCCAGACAACTTATACAGGAACAGATGTAGACGGGCGGAAACGCCCTGCCGTGGGGTGATCGAGACCAGTACGCGAAGCTGATGCTAGAGCGGTCTATCGCTTCTTTCCGGGAGCACACGCCAGCGCCGAGAATCACTTTTTGCGACCGGGGCATTCTGGACACGCTCTGTTACCTACGGCTGATTGGCCAGGACGACGCCGAGGCCATGGCAGCGAGCTCTATTTATCGCTACGCCCCGAAGGTGTTTCTTGCGCCAGCATGGAGGGCGATTTACACAACGGATGCCGAGCGCAAGCAGTCCTGGGAGGAGGCCGTTAGAACCTCTGAACTGATGGCGCGCGTGTACGAGGAGAGCGGCTATGATGTGCTGGAGTTGCCGCTGTGCTCTCCAGAAGAGCGGGCAGCGTTCATCCTCTCTGGCAGCGTCTAACACACTCCTTGATGGCCGTCCTGCTGTAAGGCAGGTACTCTAACCAAGTCAGCCTAAAGCCGTGCGCTGCAATTACAGCGTGCGAACAGGATGGTCAGTTAGTTAGAAACCTGACCAACGAGATTAAGATCAATTGCAACATCATTCTCAGCTTTCCAGAACATGAAGCTCGGGTTCTTGAGACCCCACTGAACATAGGGAACGACGAAATGCATCCTCGCCGTTGCCTTCGATCCATCGATGTGAATCTGCATCGGAATCGTCAGGTCGTGAGGATTTCCGAGTAGGGTGAAGACTCCGCTCACCTGAATGGTTGAGTCGCCAGAGGATGCGATTGTTCCGATGTAAGTTTTCGGCGCAAAGGAGACGGTTGTGTATTGATCCACCTTGAGAATGTCCTTATTCATCTTCTTATCGCGGCTGTCGTTACCGGTCTTTCCGCTGCCGGCCAGTACCGCCACCGAACCCGACATCTTAGGATTGCTGCGGTCAAACTCAATCGATCCGGATTGAATGTGAAACGTCCCGTTGACAACCTCGTGGGTCGTGTTGAGTTTCATCTTGACCTCGCTGGCATCGGGGTTGACTGCGAAGGTCTGACGCTGGGCGAGTGCGGCTGGAGCGAGTATGACGGCGAGGGCCAAGATTACGAAGGATTTCATTGCATCATCTCCCCTAGAGGGTTTGACTACCGAGGATTGTCTTCGCATGGCTCGATTTCAGTTGGCGAACGCTTGTGGAGCAACAGCGGCGGGCTGAGTGACACGCGTGAGTCTAGCCGTTACGCGCATCGCGCCGGGCCACACCCAGAGGCAGAACGGCAGTACAGCGCGTGCGAATGCGTTGTTTAATCCGTCGGCGGCGAGCTCAGCAAGGCGCATCTGCGGCAGCATTGCGGAGCGCAGTTTTGGCTGAAAGACCGGCGCCGGCTCCGCGGCAAGATAGGCAGCGGCGGCGCGGCGGGCAGTATGCAGGGCAATGGATATGCCGTCGCCAGTGAACGAGGGGATTACGGCAGCCTGATCGCCGATGCAGTAGAGCCCATCCTCGGTTGTGCGGCGGAGGTAACCGTACGGGATATGAGTGACGGTGATCGGTTTGTCGAGCAACGGCTCCGCACCGTCAAGCCGCATCGCGAGGTGGGGACAGTCCTGCTGCATCTTCGCAAGGAGGCCCTCCCAGCGAAGACCTGCACGTGCAAAATAACGCCGTTGCACCACACAGCAGAAATTCGTAATGCCGTCTTCCACCGGTTGGATACCACCATAGCCTCCGGAATAGAGCGTCAACTCGGAGGCGTCCGCCAGGTCAGCGGTCTGGGCGGCAGACAGCCGGTAATACATCTTGAAGGCGACCCATTGGCGAGGGTCCTTCGGGCGACCGTGGCCGCGCAGATCGTGCTTGCCCGTAGCGAGAAAGGCGGTTGGAGCTTCGTAGGTGGTGCCGTCGTCGAGCGTGGCCTGCCAGAGGTTGGCGGTCGCGCGGCTGAGCGACTGCACACCGCGACCACGCTCAACGCGGACTCCCGCGGAGATGGCTGCGGCGATGAGCGCTGTATCCAGCGCTTTGCGCGTGAGCGACTTCGCGGGAAACGGTAAGGGAGCCGTCGCGGCGCGCCTTGCAGCGGCCAGTCGAACGTAATCGATCGGCACAGCGCCAAGCGAGGTTACGTCGATGCCGAGCAAATGAAGGTCTTCAAGAGCCTCGCCGCTCAGGAACTCGCCGCAGACTTTATGGCGCGGCGCGGGCTCGCGTTCGATCAGCGTGACGCCTCGTCCCTTGCGAGCGAGCGCGATCGAAGCCGCACAGCCCGCCACTCCACCACCGAGGATCAGCACTTCGTCTTGCAAACCATTGCTCCTAATTCACTGGATGTTCCATCAATTTGTAGCGGGACTCCATCTTTCCAGTAGACGCCCGGAAAACAGTTCGGCACGTCATTCTGTACAAATCGTCATTTTGGAGTCGATAGAGCGGGGGGGCGGAAGGCGTCTAAGACGTTAGAACGAGGGATTTGATGGAGCGAAGCAATTTCTTTGTGGCCGCTTTCCTGGTGATCATGTTGGGCACCGCAGCATCGGCAGAACCGATTTCAGTAAGACATATCCAACGCCCGATGCATCGGTTTATGGCGGCGCGCTCCGAGGCTGGAAAGGTCATCGCCACTGGCGAGTTTACGCAGGTAGTGCAGGGCGATGAAGTGACGATGCGTATGATCTATCGCTTTGTGGATGGATCGATTGACGATGAGACGACGACATACAGGCAGCAGGGTACGTTTCGGTTAGTACGCAACCATCACATCCAGAAAGGGCCGTTCTTTACAAAGCCCATCGACTTTACGATAGAAGCCGCTACCGGCATAGCGACCAGCCGCACAATAGACAGGAATGGCAGGATACATGTCGAGAGCAAGCACATGGACCTGCCGGATGACCTGGCGAATGGCATCGTTGGGACCTTGCTGCTGAACGTGCCGCACAATACGACGCCATTTCGGGTGGGGATGCTAACGCCAGTCGGCGGCGGGCGGTTGGTTAAACTCCTGATCTCACCGGAGAGCGAGCAGACGGTTCAGTTGGCAGGACAGACCCTCAAGGCGACAGTGTTTCGCGTTCATCCGGAGCTGGGTGGCATCGTGAGGGTGATTGCGCGGCTGCTCGGCCTTCAGCCAAAAGATGTGATGGTGTGGGTACTGGAGGGTGAAGAGCCTGCGGTGGCGGTAGTTATTGGACAGCTCGGCGGTTACGGGCCTGTTGTCAGCTCGGACCTGGTGGAGACCAGCATCGAGAAATAG is a genomic window containing:
- a CDS encoding NAD(P)/FAD-dependent oxidoreductase translates to MQDEVLILGGGVAGCAASIALARKGRGVTLIEREPAPRHKVCGEFLSGEALEDLHLLGIDVTSLGAVPIDYVRLAAARRAATAPLPFPAKSLTRKALDTALIAAAISAGVRVERGRGVQSLSRATANLWQATLDDGTTYEAPTAFLATGKHDLRGHGRPKDPRQWVAFKMYYRLSAAQTADLADASELTLYSGGYGGIQPVEDGITNFCCVVQRRYFARAGLRWEGLLAKMQQDCPHLAMRLDGAEPLLDKPITVTHIPYGYLRRTTEDGLYCIGDQAAVIPSFTGDGISIALHTARRAAAAYLAAEPAPVFQPKLRSAMLPQMRLAELAADGLNNAFARAVLPFCLWVWPGAMRVTARLTRVTQPAAVAPQAFAN
- a CDS encoding YceI family protein — its product is MKSFVILALAVILAPAALAQRQTFAVNPDASEVKMKLNTTHEVVNGTFHIQSGSIEFDRSNPKMSGSVAVLAGSGKTGNDSRDKKMNKDILKVDQYTTVSFAPKTYIGTIASSGDSTIQVSGVFTLLGNPHDLTIPMQIHIDGSKATARMHFVVPYVQWGLKNPSFMFWKAENDVAIDLNLVGQVSN